The Archocentrus centrarchus isolate MPI-CPG fArcCen1 chromosome 7, fArcCen1, whole genome shotgun sequence genome window below encodes:
- the LOC115782879 gene encoding acylamino-acid-releasing enzyme, producing MEPREITGVYGEVSGLPTPLSAHVREEQFREELRIYTVTAEWSQSELVRSSRLRYLQQFTLISDSNDHKSIGTVLPPGPCVAVSGELLSGFSPIQGLRAVIRDASGHQLLEIWNCHGLRKCLNLTALNKHGRVYDDAQFGCLSWSECESKLLYVAEKSKNASVEAQGGGCAWTKDRSLYCEDWGEALTNRSDPAICVVDLQIGAVSVLEGVPPDVSPGQALWAPGSHSVFFVGWYHEPFRLGLKFCSNRRSALFRIDLHGHCERLSEENLSVSNPRLSPDGSTLIYLRGAVFGPHNQCLSLQQLDLKSGETSTLLDVVSRPQAAGEFAGVYEALPSCCWSADSQRVMFSSACRNQKGLFLVDRRSKTVTSLSDNLSDLSQAYGSWKLLTVQRDLMVVCCSSPNTPPTLRVGFVPATGAAVSWHTLQKPIMTFDFSWKVLDVTPPSDEENANYPGLDFGAVLVKPSHLLCETRIPLVVFIHGGPHSQFPAEWNCATSGLAKLGFAVLMVNYRGSTGFGQHSILSLIGQIGSQDVKDVQRAVLSALERDPSLDPDRLAVIGGSHGGFLACHLLGQYPESYRVCAARNPVINAATLLGTSDIVDWRYTSAGFHYSYDQIPTAEVLAAMLQKSPIIHAAKIKAPVLLMLGGRDRRVSPHQGMELYKALKSRGSPVRLLWFPEDGHSLSRVDTQVDCFLNTVLWLHQHL from the exons ATGGAGCCCAGAGAAATCACCGGGGTATACGGAGAAGTGAGCGGCCTCCCTACGCCTCTTTCAGCCCATGTGAGAGAGGAGCAGTTCCGGGAGGAGCTCCGGATCTATACAGTGACAGCAG AGTGGAGTCAGAGCGAACTGGTCCGATCCTCCCGACTCCGCTATCTGCAGCAGTTCACTCTGATCTCGGACAGCAACGATCACAAGAGCATCGGGACTGTGCTTCCACCGGGACCGTGTGTAGCAGTGTCTGGAGA GTTGTTGAGTGGATTCTCTCCGATTCAAGGCCTGAGAGCTGTTATCAGAGACGCGAGTGGTCACCAGCTCCTCGAG ATATGGAACTGCCACGGCCTCAGAAAATGCCTCAACCTGACTGCGCTTAACAAACACGGCAGAGTGTATGACGACG CCCAGTTTGGCTGTCTGTCCTGGTCGGAGTGTGAGAGCAAACTGCTGTACGTAGCAGAGAAAAGCAAGAACGCATCAGTAGAAGCACAAGGTGGAGGATGCGCGTGGACAAAG GACAGGAGTTTGTACTGTGAAGACTGGGGCGAGGCCCTGACCAATAGGAGCGACCCGGCGATTTGCGTGGTGGATTTGCAGATCGGCGCCGTCAGTGTGTTGGAGGGTGTTCCGCCTGATGTTTCACCTGGACAG GCTCTGTGGGCTCCCGGCAGTCactcagtgttttttgttgGCTGGTACCACGAACCCTTCAGACTTGGACTGAAGTTCTGCTCCAACCGCAG GTCAGCCCTGTTCAGGATTGACCTGCATGGACACTGTG AACGTCTGTCGGAGGAAAACCTTTCGGTGTCCAATCCCCGGCTGAGTCCCGACGGGTCCACGCTGATCTACCTGcggggtgctgtgtttggtccTCACAACCAGtgcctcagcctgcagcag CTGGACCTGAAGAGTGGGGAAACATCCACACTGCTGGATGTTGTCAGCAGACCACAGGCGGCGG GTGAGTTTGCAGGTGTGTATGAAGCTCTGCCGTCCTGCTGCTGGTCTGCAGACAGCCAGAGGGTGATGTTCAGCAGCGCCTGCAGGAACCAGAAG gGTCTCTTCCTAGTTGACAGAAGATCAAAGACAGTCACCTCCCTCTCTGATA ACCTCTCAGATCTTTCCCAAGCATATGGCAGCTGGAAACTGCTGACAGTCCAGAGAGACCTGATGGTGGTCTGCTGCTCCAGCCCTAACACCCCTCCCACTCTG AGGGTGGGATTTGTGCCGGCTACAGGTGCGGCTGTATCCTGGCATACTCTGCAGAAGCCCATCATGACCTTTGACTTCAGCTGGAAAGTTCTAGATGTTACTCCTCCATCAGACGAGGAGAACGCAAACTACC CTGGTTTAGACTTTGGGGCTGTCTTGGTGAAACCGTCTCACCTCCTTTGTGAAACTAGGATACCTTTGGTGGTCTTCATCCACG GTGGACCTCACTCTCAGTTCCCTGCAGAGTGGAACTGCGCCACATCTGGGCTGGCTAAACTCGGCTTTGCTGTGCTCATgg TGAACTACAGGGGATCCACAGGGTTTGGCCAGCACAGCATTTTGTCACTAATTGGTCAGATTGGGAGCCAGGACGTAAAAGACGTGCAG AGGGCTGTGCTTTCTGCGCTGGAACGTGACCCGAGCCTCGACCCCGACCGCTTGGCTGTAATAGGTGGTTCTCACGGCGGTTTCCTGGCCTGTCACCTGCTCGGTCAGTACCCCGAGTCCTACAGAGTGTGTGCAGCCAGGAACCCTGTCATTAATGCTGCTACGCTACTGGGAACCAGTGATATAGTGGACTG GCGTTACACCAGTGCTGGGTTTCACTACTCATATGACCAGATACCCACCGCAGAGGTCCTGGCTGCTATGCTACAGAAGTCACCCATCATACATGCCGCCAag ATCAAGGCTCCAGTGCTGCTGATGCTGGGAGGCAGAGACAGGAGAGTGTCCCCTCACCAGGGGATGGAGCTTTATAAAGCACTGAAGAGCAGAGGGTCACCTGTCAG GTTGTTGTGGTTTCCTGAAGATGGACATTCTCTGTCCAGAGTGGACACACAAGTTGACTGCTTCCTCAACACAGTGCTGTGGCTACACCAGCATCTCTGa
- the ifrd2 gene encoding interferon-related developmental regulator 2 isoform X1: MPRSKMGKRGSGKPGSLRHEVLQLQLSAKASLKGAKNGVKGESAASDDELTSDILSHCSSASESTSVLEEGPGSEQVDEQTAQEETEDKLKQCIDNLTDKSAKTRLAALESLRQAFSSRVLYDFLTERRFTISDCLERSLRKGSGEEKAASATVFALLCIQLGGGDEVEEGFKMLRPLLTAILIDSSASIAARQSCARALGMCCYVSSAEDGEDLIKSLALLESVFMSTYPNGEGVLPTPKPGSPALHTAALQAWSLLVTLCPTSRLTVVLNHHLPKLQACLQSSDVNYRIAVGETIALLVELGREIDEEFELDDSEGLCECLKSLATDGNKHRAKNDRRKQRSIFREVLHYIENEDFTEEKIRFGMENVYIDSWMRRRIYDAFKEILESGVRHQLQFNPLLRDIFGLGPPPILDATVKANKISRFEKHLFNSAAFKARTKQRNKVRDKRADVM; the protein is encoded by the exons ATGCCGCGTAGTAAGATGGGGAAACGTGGTTCCGGTAAGCCGG GCTCTCTCCGTCACGAGgttcttcagctgcagctgtcagctaAGGCGTCACTCAAAG GTGCTAAAAATGGAGTAAAGGGAGAGTCAGCTGCCAGCGACGATGAGCTGACGTCGGACATTCTCAGCCACTGCAGCAGTGCCAGCGAGAGCACCTCGGTGCTGGAAGAGGGCCCGG GGAGTGAGCAGGTGGATGAGCAGACTGCCCAGGAAGAAACAGAGGACAAACTCAAACAGTGTATCGACAACCTGACAGATAAGAG TGCAAAGACTCGTCTGGCAGCCCTTGAGTCGCTGCGGCAGGCCTTCTCCTCGAGAGTACTTTACGACTTCCTGACAGAGAGGCGCTTCACTATCAGCGACTGCCTGGAAAGGAGCCTTAGAAAAG GCAGTGGGGAGGAGAAGGCAGCGTCAGCCACAGTGTTTGCTCTGCTCTGCATCCAGCTGGGGGGCGGAGACGAGGTGGAGGAGGGCTTCAAAATGCTTCGCCCTCTCCTCACTGCCATCTTGATCGACAGCAGTGCCAGCATAGCAGCTCGCCAGAGT TGTGCCAGGGCTCTGGGGATGTGCTGCTATGTCTCATCTGCTGAAGACGGAGAG GATTTGATCAAGTCATTGGCTCTTCTGGAGAGTGTGTTCATGTCTACATACCCTAACGGAGAGGGAGTTCTGCCCACACCGAAACCTGGAAGTCCAGCTCTCCACACTGCTGCCCTGCAGGCCTGGTCCCTGCTGGTCACCCTCTGTCCCACTTCTAGACTGACTGTGGTGCTCAACCA TCACCTCCCTAAACTGCAGGCGTGCCTTCAGAGCAGTGATGTCAACTACAGGATCGCAGTAGGAGAGACCATCGCCCTGCTGGTGGAGCTAGGACGAGAAATAGATGAG GAGTTTGAGTTGGACGACAGTGAAGGTTTGTGTGAATGCCTGAAGAGTTTAGCCACAGACGGCAACAAACACAGAGCCAAGAACGACAGGAGGAAGCAGCGCTCCATCTTCAGAGAGGTGCTGCATTACATAGAG AACGAGGATTTCACAGAAGAGAAAATCAGGTTTGGAATGGAGAACGTTTACATTGACAGCTGGATGAGGAGAAGAATCTACGATGCCTTCAAAGAGATCCTGGAGTCTGGGGTCAGACACCAGCTACAG TTCAACCCACTACTCAGAGACATCTTTGGCCTTGGCCCCCCACCCATCCTGGACGCGACAGTCAAAGCCAACAAGATCTCACGGTTTGAGAAG CATCTTTTCAACTCAGCTGCCTTCAAAGCCAGAACTAAACAGAGGAACAAAGTCAGGGACAAACGTGCTGATGTCATGTGA
- the ifrd2 gene encoding interferon-related developmental regulator 2 isoform X2: MPRSKMGKRGSGKPGAKNGVKGESAASDDELTSDILSHCSSASESTSVLEEGPGSEQVDEQTAQEETEDKLKQCIDNLTDKSAKTRLAALESLRQAFSSRVLYDFLTERRFTISDCLERSLRKGSGEEKAASATVFALLCIQLGGGDEVEEGFKMLRPLLTAILIDSSASIAARQSCARALGMCCYVSSAEDGEDLIKSLALLESVFMSTYPNGEGVLPTPKPGSPALHTAALQAWSLLVTLCPTSRLTVVLNHHLPKLQACLQSSDVNYRIAVGETIALLVELGREIDEEFELDDSEGLCECLKSLATDGNKHRAKNDRRKQRSIFREVLHYIENEDFTEEKIRFGMENVYIDSWMRRRIYDAFKEILESGVRHQLQFNPLLRDIFGLGPPPILDATVKANKISRFEKHLFNSAAFKARTKQRNKVRDKRADVM, from the exons ATGCCGCGTAGTAAGATGGGGAAACGTGGTTCCGGTAAGCCGG GTGCTAAAAATGGAGTAAAGGGAGAGTCAGCTGCCAGCGACGATGAGCTGACGTCGGACATTCTCAGCCACTGCAGCAGTGCCAGCGAGAGCACCTCGGTGCTGGAAGAGGGCCCGG GGAGTGAGCAGGTGGATGAGCAGACTGCCCAGGAAGAAACAGAGGACAAACTCAAACAGTGTATCGACAACCTGACAGATAAGAG TGCAAAGACTCGTCTGGCAGCCCTTGAGTCGCTGCGGCAGGCCTTCTCCTCGAGAGTACTTTACGACTTCCTGACAGAGAGGCGCTTCACTATCAGCGACTGCCTGGAAAGGAGCCTTAGAAAAG GCAGTGGGGAGGAGAAGGCAGCGTCAGCCACAGTGTTTGCTCTGCTCTGCATCCAGCTGGGGGGCGGAGACGAGGTGGAGGAGGGCTTCAAAATGCTTCGCCCTCTCCTCACTGCCATCTTGATCGACAGCAGTGCCAGCATAGCAGCTCGCCAGAGT TGTGCCAGGGCTCTGGGGATGTGCTGCTATGTCTCATCTGCTGAAGACGGAGAG GATTTGATCAAGTCATTGGCTCTTCTGGAGAGTGTGTTCATGTCTACATACCCTAACGGAGAGGGAGTTCTGCCCACACCGAAACCTGGAAGTCCAGCTCTCCACACTGCTGCCCTGCAGGCCTGGTCCCTGCTGGTCACCCTCTGTCCCACTTCTAGACTGACTGTGGTGCTCAACCA TCACCTCCCTAAACTGCAGGCGTGCCTTCAGAGCAGTGATGTCAACTACAGGATCGCAGTAGGAGAGACCATCGCCCTGCTGGTGGAGCTAGGACGAGAAATAGATGAG GAGTTTGAGTTGGACGACAGTGAAGGTTTGTGTGAATGCCTGAAGAGTTTAGCCACAGACGGCAACAAACACAGAGCCAAGAACGACAGGAGGAAGCAGCGCTCCATCTTCAGAGAGGTGCTGCATTACATAGAG AACGAGGATTTCACAGAAGAGAAAATCAGGTTTGGAATGGAGAACGTTTACATTGACAGCTGGATGAGGAGAAGAATCTACGATGCCTTCAAAGAGATCCTGGAGTCTGGGGTCAGACACCAGCTACAG TTCAACCCACTACTCAGAGACATCTTTGGCCTTGGCCCCCCACCCATCCTGGACGCGACAGTCAAAGCCAACAAGATCTCACGGTTTGAGAAG CATCTTTTCAACTCAGCTGCCTTCAAAGCCAGAACTAAACAGAGGAACAAAGTCAGGGACAAACGTGCTGATGTCATGTGA